The DNA sequence GCCAGGATCAGCGCCGCGATGCCCGCGGTTTCATGCACCACGATGCCCCCCGCGAAATCGCGCACCCCGGTCTCGCCAAAGATGCCGCCATCGGCCAGCATCCCGCCGCCCCAGACCCAATGGACCACGGGCGCATAGCACAGCAGCATCCACAGGCCCGAGAACAGCAGCAGGAAGGCAAAGTTCACCCGCTCCACATAGGCGCCTACGATCAGGGCGGGGGTGATGATGGCGAATGTCATCTGAAAGGCAAAGAACAGCACCTCGGGCAGGGTGCCGCTGAGGCTGTCCACGTTCACCCCGCTCAGCCCCGCCTTGGCCAACCCGCCCCAGATGCCGCCCGTGCCGGGACCGAAGGCGATGGAATACCCGGCCAGGAACCACAGGACCGACATCAGGCAGGCAAGCGCGTAGCAGTGCATGAACACGCTCAGCACGTTGCGGGCGCGCACCAGCCCGCCATAGAACAGGGCAAGCCCCGGCAATGTCATGAAAAGGACCAGCGCGGTGGCGGTCATGATCCAGGCGGAATCGGCGGCGTTCATCGTTGGGTCTCCCGGTCGGCATCAAGGTTGCCGCACCTTGACCAAGTGCCGCGCCCGGAAAAGTCCCGGCCTGCCTGTTTTTGCGTCTTTTGTGAAAATGCCCGCTTGTTCACCGCAAATATGCCGGTTGCGCCCGGAATCAGGGCAAAGTGTGAAGGCCCTCCAGCAGCAGCGTCAGCGCATGATCACGGGCCGCGGCGCGGACACGGCTGCGCCCCAGCGCGCCGAACTCCTGCGTGACGCTCCGGACCTCATGGCCCGACGCGAGGCCGAAACAGACCCGGCCCTCGGGCTTTTCCCCGGACCCGCCGGGACCGGCGATACCGGTGATCGACACGGCCAGCCCCGCGTCGGACCCGGCCAGCGCGCCCGCCGCCATTTCCCGCGCGACCTCTTCGGACACCGCGCCGTGCATCCGCAGCGTGCCGGGTTTCACCCCAAGAAGTGCAGTCTTGGCCGCATTGGAATAGGTCACGAACCCGCGGTCGAACATCACCGACGATCCCGGCAATTCGGTCAGCGCAGCAGCGACCAGCCCGCCGGTACAGCTTTCGGCGCAGGCGATCATGACGCCTTTTTCCTCAGAGATTTCGATGATTTGAGCCGCAATGCTCATGTCATCACCCCGTGATAAAGCCCCGCCAGCGCCATCACCCCCACCGCCGCGAAGATGCCCGCGATCACGTCGTCCAGCATCACGCCGAGCGCATCGCCGCGGGCGTCGGCCCATCCCACCAGCCAGGGTTTCCAGATGTCGAAGAGGCGAAACAGGACAAAGGCCGCGATCCAGCCCGGCCACATCGCCGTCACATCCATACCCCGCGTCCAGGCCGCATAGGACAGGGGCAACAGCGCGATCCACTGGCCCGCGACCTCGTCGATGACGATGTGGGACGGATCGTGATCGTCACTGCCCGCGGTCATCCGCGCCGTGGCCCACCAGCCGCCGAAGAACGCGGCGACGATGCCCAGCACCAGCAGCGGCAGCCCCCCCAGCACATGCAGCAGCCAGCCCCAGGGCAGCGCCACCAGCGATCCCCAGGTGCCCGACGCGGGCCGGATATGACCGACCCCAAGGACCGTGCCAATCAGCGCGGCGGCTCTCATGACTTCACCAGCGTTGCCGTGGCCATGCAGGCAATCCCTTCTTCGCGCCCGGTAAAGCCCAGCCGCTCCGACGTGGTGGCCTTGACCGAAACCCGGTCTTCGTCGATCCCCAGAAGCCCCGCCATCACGCGGCGCATTTCCGGGGCATGAGGCCCGATCTTGGGCGCCTCGCAGATCAGCGTGCAATCCACATGGGTCAGGGTGAACCCCGCTTCCGCCGCC is a window from the Sulfitobacter sp. THAF37 genome containing:
- a CDS encoding phosphatidylglycerophosphatase A — translated: MRAAALIGTVLGVGHIRPASGTWGSLVALPWGWLLHVLGGLPLLVLGIVAAFFGGWWATARMTAGSDDHDPSHIVIDEVAGQWIALLPLSYAAWTRGMDVTAMWPGWIAAFVLFRLFDIWKPWLVGWADARGDALGVMLDDVIAGIFAAVGVMALAGLYHGVMT
- a CDS encoding CinA family protein → MSIAAQIIEISEEKGVMIACAESCTGGLVAAALTELPGSSVMFDRGFVTYSNAAKTALLGVKPGTLRMHGAVSEEVAREMAAGALAGSDAGLAVSITGIAGPGGSGEKPEGRVCFGLASGHEVRSVTQEFGALGRSRVRAAARDHALTLLLEGLHTLP